Genomic window (Egicoccus halophilus):
CAACAGCCGCTCGACGACCGAGCCGCTGCGGCTGGCACCGATCACCAGCAGTCCCGCCTGGAGCTCCTCCTGGACCTTGGCGATGACGCGGTCGGTGCGCTCACCGTGCCGCAGGTGCGTGCCGGCGACCTCCCAGCCGGCCTCCGCGGCTGCGGCGGCCTCGCGCGCGAGCAGTTGCTCGCCCTCCTCCTCGGTGGCGGTGCGCTGCTGGGGCGTCATCGGTCGCCCCCGCAGCACCGTCGAGGTGACCTTGGCGTGCACCACGTGCAGCGGTGACGAGGTCGCGCGGCACAGTTCGACGGCAGTCAGCAGCGCGCGGCGGCTGAGTCCCGTCCCGTCGGTGGCGACCAGCACGGTCGTCGGGAACATCACCATGGCCGGTTCCTTGTCTCGGGCCTGCCGTCGACATGACGGGGACGGTCGGGGGACACGTGTCAGATGAAGGGGACGACGACCACGACGGTCAGGATGAACAGTGCCAGCGACAGCCATCGGTAGTTCTTGTAGACCGGCTTGCCCTGCAGCTCCTCGGACTCCTGCGCCCAGGTGCCACGGTCGAAGACGACTTCCTTGATGGCCTCACGATCGGGTGCGGTGGTCATCAGCGAGATCGCGACCAGGCTGACCACGCTGAGCACGACCATGATGCCGGTGCCGTAGAGGAACTGGATGTCGTGCCACCCGAAGATCTCGCCCGAGAAGAACCCGGCCAGACCGAGCGGGGTCACCACGACGAGGGTCCAGAAGGCGCCCGCCGCGGAGGCGCGCTTCCAGAAGATCCCGCTGAGCAGGACGATCACCACCGGCATCGTCACGTAACCGAGGAAGGACTGGAAGTACTCGACCAGGGTGTCGAACTGCAGGATGACCGGGGCCCAGGCCGCGGCGATCACCATGAAGACACCGACGAGGATGCGGCCCATGCGCAGCAGCTGCTGCTCGCTGTACTCCTTGTCGCGGACCTTGACGAAGTCGTTGATGACCAGCGCCGACGCGCCGTTGAGGACCGAGTCCAGCGTCGACATCAGCGCGGCGATCAGGGCAGCGACGATCAGGCCCCGGAGGCCGACCGGGATGAACTCGAAGATCAGCGCCGGCCAGGCGAGGTCGGGGTCCTCGAGGTCCTCGAACACCGCACGGGCGAGGATCCCGGGGAAGATCAACAGCACCAGCAGGGGCAGCTGCATCAGGCCGGCGAACAGCGCGCCCCAGCGGCCGTGGTCGAGGTTCTTCGCCGCCAGCACCCGCTGCACCACGACGTGGTTGGTGACCCAGACGTAGAACCCGAGCCAGATGGCACCGGTGAAGATGCCGGGCCAGGGCAGGAAGTCGTCGTCCGGTGGCGGGGCGACGGTGAACCCGCCCTCGGGGGCGAGCTCGGGGATCGCGCCCCAGTCGAAGTCGAACTCGCGGAAGACCAGCACGAAGATGATGCCGCTGGCCACGAACAGCAGCACGCCCTGGATGGTGTCGGTGATCATGACGGCCTTGAGGCCGCCGAGGATGACGTAGATGCCGCCGAGCAGGGCGATGCCCACGATGTGGACCATCAGGGGGACTTCGGGGAACAGCAGTTGCAGCACCAGCGCGCCGGCGAACATCGCACCGGCGGAGTCGATCAGCATGCCGGAGACGACCGTGAAGCCGGAGAAGGCCCACCGGGAGCGACGGTCGTAGCGCAACTCGAGGAACTCGGGGACGGTCTGGATCTTCGACTGCAGGTAGATCGGCAGGATCAGGACGGCGAACACGAGCAGGACGAGGGTCGCCATCCACTCGAAGTTCCAGACCGCGATCCCGGTGTCGTAGCCGGCGCCGGCCAGCCCGAGGAACTGGGTCCCGGAGAAGTTGGTGACGATCAGCGAGAAGCCGACCAGCGGCCATGCCATGCCGCGCCCGGCCAGGAAGTAGCCCTCGGAGTCCTCGGTCCCACGGGCGACCCAGAACCCGATGGCGAGGATGCCGACGATGTAGAAGCCGATGATGACGAGGTCGATCGTCTCGAGGTCGAACTCAGGCATCCGCCATCCCCTCGGTCGTTGGTCGCACACCTCCCTGTGCGTGCGGCGGATCATGGTCGAAGCCGGATGCGGATGTGGACGCGTGCACGGTGTTCGGCCACCGACTTCGTCCGGACCCGCTGGACGGTGTGGCCGAACGGCCGCCGTCCTGCGCCCTGCCGCGACCGTTCGGCAGGGCCGTCCCCTGCGTCGGACGCCGACCGCGCTTAGCGTCACCGCCCCCCGCACGAGGTCCGCGCACGAGGGAGACCACGTGCGAAGCGAGAACGGGAGTGCCGCCGATGCGCGTCGTCGTCCTGGGTGCCACCGGCAACGTGGGGACCAGCGTGGTCCGTGCGCTGGCCCGTGACGACGCCGTCACGCAGATCGTCGGTGTGGCCCGCCACGTACCGCGCCAGAGCATGGACCCCAAGCTCGTCTGGGAGTCGGGGGACGTCGAGGACGTCGACGGCCTGCGACGCGTGGTGCGCGGGGCGGATGCGGTGGTGCACCTCGTGTGGTTGATCCAGCCCAGCCGCGACCTGTCGCGACTCTGGCGGGTGAACGCCGAGGGCAGTGCGAACGTGCTGGCCGCCGTCGAGGCCGAGGACGTGCCCGTGCTCGTCTACGCCTCGTCGGTCGGGGCCTACTCGCCCGGTCCGGCGGACGGGCGCGCCGTCGACGAGTCCTGGCCCACCCACGGCATCCCCACCTCGCCCTACTCGCGTGAGAAGGCCTACGTCGAGCGACTGCTCGACGCGGCCGAGGCCCGGGAGCCGTCCCGTCGGATCGTGCGCCTGCGACCGGCGCTGCTGTTCAAGGCCGAGGCGGCGTCGCGGTTGCGCCGACTGTTCCTCGGCTCGTTGTTCCCCAACGCCCTGGCGCGTCCCGGGGCGGTGCCCGTCCTGCCCAACGTGCCGGGGCTGCAGTTCCAGGCCCTGCACACCGGTGACGTCGCCGACGCGTTCCACGCCGGTGTCGTCCGCGACGTGCGCGGGGCCTTCAACCTGGCCGCCGACCCGGTGCTCGGCCTCGAGGAGATCGCCGACCTGCTCGGGGCGCGCACCGTCGACGTCCCGGTGCGGCTGGCCCGCACCGCGGTGCGGGCCACGTGGGCGGCCCGGCTCCACCCGGTCGACGTCGGCTGGTTCGACCTGGCGTTGCGGACACCGCTGCTGGACGCGGGTCGGGCGCGCCGTGAACTCGGCTGGGCCCCGCGGATCTCGGCGACCGAGGCCCTGCTGGAGATCCTCGGAGGTGTGCGCCGGGGGACCGGTGGCGCGACACCGGCACTGCAGCCCGACACCTGGTCCGCCCGCCCGGCGGAGTTGGCGACCGCGCAGGGCGCCCGGGAGATCGACCCGCCCACCGACACGCCGACCGGCTGAGGGCCAATCGTGGACGACGACGTCTCCCGCCAGGGACACCAGGGGACCGGCGGCCGACTGCTGCTCGAGGGCGGGTTGGTGGCCGGCGTCTGGCTGCTGTTCGCCGGCAGCCTGCACTGGCACGACCTCCTGGCCGCCGCAGCGCTGGGGATCGCAGCCAGCGTGGGCGGGGCTGCTCTGCGGCGGCGCCTCGGTCACCGGCCGGCCACGGTCGCCGTGTGGCTCCCGCTGCTGCCGTCCATCGTCGTCGGGGTCCTGCGGGACAGCTGGCTCGTGACGCGCTCGTTGCTCGACCTGCTCGGTCGGCGCGAGGTCGGTGGCAGCATCGAGGAGGTGCCCTTCCGGGCCAGTTCGCCGCAGGGGCGTGCGGACGAGGGCGGTGACGACGACCGCGCCGGCGCGGAGGAGGACCGTCGGCCGTCGGGGGCCCGGGACACCACCCGCCACGTGGTGGCGATCATCGCCACAACGCTGCAGCCCAACACGATCCTGCTGGGCTTCGACCGGCGGGAGCAGACGGCGATCGTGCACGTGCTGCGTCCCACGCCCGGGCCCCGGATCGACCCACGCCTGTCGGAGCCGGCGCCGTGACGCCCTGGGTCGTCACCGCGGTCACGCTCGTGGTCCTGCTGTGCGTCGGGGCTGCCGCCGTCCTTCGCGGGGACACGCTCTCGCGGGTCGTCGGACTGCAGCTGGCCAGCGTGCTCGCCCCGATCACCGCCGTGGTCGTGGCCGTGGCCGCGCAACGCACCCTGTTCCTCGAGGTGGCGCTGGCACTGGCGGTGCTCTCGCTGGCGGGCTCGTTGGTGTACGCCCGGTCCCTGGAGCGCTGGTTGTGACCGTGCTGACGGTGCTCGCGCTGGTGGTGCTCGTGGCGACGGCCGTGGTCGCGGTGGCGGGCGTGCTGCTCGGCGCCGACGCCCTCGACCGGTTGCACTTCCTCGGTCCGGTGGCCCACGTCGGCTCGGCGGCGCTGCTGCTGGCCGCCCTGGCCACCTTCGGAGCCGACCGGACGACGGCCAGGATCGCGATCGTGGTCGGTGTGCTCCAGGTGGCGGCGCCGGTCGCCACGCACGCGACGGCCCGTGCCGGTCTGGCGCGTGGCGACGTGCACCGTCTGCGGAACAACGCCCCGGACGTGGTCGAATGACCGTCGCCCGCATCCTGGCCGTCCTGCTCGTCGGGGTCCTGGGAACCGCCGTGGTGCTGACCCGGGACACCGTGCACCAGGCGCTGGTGTTCGGCCTGTTCGGGCTCGTGCTCGCGCTCGTGTTCCTGCTCTACATGGCACCCGACGCCGCGTTGGCACAGGTGGTCGTCAGTGGCCTGGTCGTCCCGCTGCTGATCTTCGTGACGCTCGCCGAACTGCGGGGGCGGGCCGAATGAGCAGCCGCCGGACGCGCGGCCGTCGCCGACTGCTGGTCTTCGCCGCCGGTGGCGGGATGCTGGCGCTGGCCTTCGTGGTCGGCCTGGTGGACCTGGCGCCGGCGACCTCGGCCGACAGCGACCTCGCGGCGGCCCTGGTCGAGCTCGCCGTCGAGCAGCGCTCGCCCAACACGGTGTCGGGGGTGCTGTTCGACCTGCGCGCCACGGACACGCTGGGCGAGGCGTTGGCACTGTTCGCGGCGTCCGCAGGCCTGCAACTGGTGCTGCGCGAGCTGCCTGGTGAGCAGCGTCGGTCCGAACCGCGTTCGGGCGCACCCGGTCGCGAGGCCCCACCCACCTCCGACGCGGTACGGGCGGCCGCGTTGGCCCTGGTGGTGCCCACGGCCGTGTTCGCCGTCTACGTCACGTTCCGAGGGCATCTCGGCCTCGGCGGCGGTCTCCAGGCCGGTGCCCTGGCCGTGACCGCCCTCGCGTTGGTCTTCCTCGCGGGCCGCTACCGGGCCCAACGCCACTTCGCGCCGGACCGGCAGCTCGACATCCTCGAAGCGGTCAGCCTCGGTGGCTACGTCGTCGTCGGCCTCGCGGGGCTGGTCGTCGCCGGAGCGTTCCTGGCCAACGTGCTGCCGTTGGGGGTCCTCGGCGAGCTGGTGTCGTCGGGGACGATCCTCGCCCTGAGTCTGCTGGTGGCCATCGAGGCCGGTGCGGCCGTGCTGCTCATCGTGGCCGAGGTCCAGGAGGAACCGCTCGAACGCGAGGAGCCGGGATGAGCGCCGTCGCCGACACCCTGCCGCTGGTGGTGGCCGCCTGGCTGGTCGGCGCCGGCCTGTACGGCATCGTGACCACCCGCAACCTGCTGCACACCGTCCTGTGCACCTCCCTGGTCCACTCGGGAGCCTGGCTGCTGCTGATCGGCGTCGGCCACCGCGAAGGGGTCACGGCGCCCGTCGTCGACGACGAGGTCCCCGCGACCGCGGCGCTGGCCGACCCGCTCGTGCAGGCGCTCACGGTGACCGACATCGTGGTCGGCGTCGCGGTCAGTGCGCTGCTGCTGGCCTGTGTCGTACGGGTGCAGCGCCGTTACCAGACGCTGGATCCCGAGGATCTGGACGTGCTCCGTGGCTGACGCGGGCCAGCTCCTGCCGCTGCTGGTCGCCCTGCCGCTGCTGGGGGCCGCGCTGACCCGCGTCCCGGTGGTCGATGGGACCCGGTACGCCCCGGACGTGGTCGCGATCCTCACGGCGGCGGGTACGACCGTGGTGGGGGTGCTGGCCACGCGCCACGCCATGGACGGTCCACTGGTGCACCACCTGGGGGAGTGGCGTCCGATCGACGGGCTACCGGTCGGCGTGCCGTTCGTCGCCGACCCGGTCGCGGCCGGCTTCGTCACGCTGATCAGTGCGCTGATCACCGCCGCCTTCGTCCACTTCGCCGTCGCCGGGGCGCGCGGCGGCGGGCTGACGCACGTGTTGACCGCGCTGCTGCTGGCCGCCGCCAACGGCTTCGTCCTGGCCGGCGACCTGTTCACGATGTTCGTGTTCCTGGAGCTGATGGGCATCACCGTCTACGCGATCACCGCGGGCAAGACCGACGATCCGGCGGCCCTGCCGGCGGCGATGAACATGGCCGTGACCAGCACGGTGGGTGCCGTGCTGCTGCTGTCGGGGGTCGGCCTGCTGCACGGCCAGCTCGGGACGCCGAACCTCGGCGCGGTGGCCGAGACGCTCACCCCCGGGGCCTGGGGCGCCGGGGCGGCGCTGGCGATCGGGCTGGTGGTCGCCGGGTTGTCGGTCAAGGCCGGTCTGGTGCCGTTCCACTTCGCCCATGCCGACCTGCACACCGCGACCACGGTCCAGCACGCCGGGCTCTTCGGCGCGATCCTGCTGCCGCTCGGCCTGTACGGCATCGCGCGGATCGACCGACTGGCGCTGGGCGGGGACGTGCACGGTCCCGTCGCCCAGGTGCTGCTGGTCGGCGGGGCGTCGACCGCCGTCCTCGCGGGGGTGATGTCGCTGTGCCAGAACCAGCTCAAGCGCCTGCTCGCGTTCTCGAGCGTGTCCCACCTCGGCATCGCCGCCGCCGGCGTCGGCCTGTCCGCTCCCGAGGCCACGGCGGCCGTGGCCACCTACGTGCTCGGCCACGCCCCGATGAAGCTGGGTCTGCTGCTGGTCGCCGGCCTGGCGCTGCACCACTACGGGGAGCTGCAGTTGGCCGACCTCAGCGGCCGGTGGCAGGAGCTGCCGGTGATGACGGTGCTGCTCGCCGTGGGCGGGCTCGCCCTCGCCGGCCTGCCGCCGTCGGGTCTCTATGCGGGCAAGGCGGCGCTGTCGAAGGCCGCCGAGGATGCCGGGGCGTCCGCCCTGGTGCCGGTGCTCTACCTGGCCGCGGTGCTGACCGGCGCCGCGGTACTGCGCTTCGTCACGCACCTGGTCACCGGTTGGCCCGTTCCGGACGACCCGCTGGGGAAGGTCGCCGAGGACCATCCCGAGCCGGCAGCGCACCTGCCACGCACGTTCGTCGTGGTGCCCGCCGTGCTGCTCGCCACCGGACTGCTGGTGCCGCTGGTCCCGGGCACGGGCGCGGCCCTGGCGACGGCCGCCGGGTGGTTCCACGACCAGCCGGCGCACGTGGCGGTGCTGCTCGGTCGCGAGGGGGTCTGGCCGCGGCCGGTGGTCGAGCCGCTGTTGTTCTGGGAGGCGTCCTCGCTGGCGACCGGGGCCCTCGCCGCGGTCGCGGCCGGACTGGGGGGTGTCGCGGCGGCACGCTGGCGTGGTCGGCGCGAGCCGGGCCGTCTCGGCGCGCCGGTCCGGGCGCTGCGTGCGGTGCACACCGCCCACGTGGGCGAGTACACCGCCTGGTTGACCGCCGGTGTCGGCGTCGTCGTCGGCTGGATCGTGCTGACCGGCCGCGGTAGCGGGTAGCCGGAGACGACGTCGACGTGGTACGAGTCCGCACCCGACCTGCTCGAAGGAGCGCCCTGATGTCCGACGCACCCCGCCCGCTCGGTGACACCGGCCGGTCCGTCCCGCCCATCGGTCTGGGCTGTTGGCAGCTGGGCGGTGACTGGGGCCAGGTGACCGAGCAGGACGCACTCGCCACGCTGCACGCCGCGGTCGAGTCCGGCGTCCGCCTGCTCGACACCGCCGACGTCTACGGCGACGGCCGCAGCGAGCAGCTCATCGCCCGCTTCCGTCGCGACCTCGGGACCGACGCCGACGAGCTGTTCGTCGCGACCAAGGTCGGGCGGCGCGCGGACCCCCACGTGGCCGCGGAGTACACGCCCGACGCGATCCGCCGGTGGGTCGAGCGCTGCCGCCGCAACCTCGAGATGGACGCGCTCGACCTCGTGCAGCTGCACTGCCCGCCGTCGGACGTCCTCGACGCCGACGACGTGTTCGCGACCCTGGACGACCTGCGCGACGAGGGCGCGCTCAAGGCCTACGGCGTCAGCGTCGAGACGGTCGACGAGGCGCTGCGCTCGATCGCCCACCCGGACATCGCCAGTCTGCAGATCATCGTCAACGCCTTCAGGCAGAGGCCCGTCGAGGAGGTGCTCCCGCAGGCGGTCGCCCACGACGTCGG
Coding sequences:
- a CDS encoding universal stress protein, with amino-acid sequence MVMFPTTVLVATDGTGLSRRALLTAVELCRATSSPLHVVHAKVTSTVLRGRPMTPQQRTATEEEGEQLLAREAAAAAEAGWEVAGTHLRHGERTDRVIAKVQEELQAGLLVIGASRSGSVVERLLTPTGTGTVRKASGSVLVVRD
- a CDS encoding sodium:solute symporter family transporter, with translation MPEFDLETIDLVIIGFYIVGILAIGFWVARGTEDSEGYFLAGRGMAWPLVGFSLIVTNFSGTQFLGLAGAGYDTGIAVWNFEWMATLVLLVFAVLILPIYLQSKIQTVPEFLELRYDRRSRWAFSGFTVVSGMLIDSAGAMFAGALVLQLLFPEVPLMVHIVGIALLGGIYVILGGLKAVMITDTIQGVLLFVASGIIFVLVFREFDFDWGAIPELAPEGGFTVAPPPDDDFLPWPGIFTGAIWLGFYVWVTNHVVVQRVLAAKNLDHGRWGALFAGLMQLPLLVLLIFPGILARAVFEDLEDPDLAWPALIFEFIPVGLRGLIVAALIAALMSTLDSVLNGASALVINDFVKVRDKEYSEQQLLRMGRILVGVFMVIAAAWAPVILQFDTLVEYFQSFLGYVTMPVVIVLLSGIFWKRASAAGAFWTLVVVTPLGLAGFFSGEIFGWHDIQFLYGTGIMVVLSVVSLVAISLMTTAPDREAIKEVVFDRGTWAQESEELQGKPVYKNYRWLSLALFILTVVVVVPFI
- a CDS encoding NAD-dependent epimerase/dehydratase family protein, with the translated sequence MRVVVLGATGNVGTSVVRALARDDAVTQIVGVARHVPRQSMDPKLVWESGDVEDVDGLRRVVRGADAVVHLVWLIQPSRDLSRLWRVNAEGSANVLAAVEAEDVPVLVYASSVGAYSPGPADGRAVDESWPTHGIPTSPYSREKAYVERLLDAAEAREPSRRIVRLRPALLFKAEAASRLRRLFLGSLFPNALARPGAVPVLPNVPGLQFQALHTGDVADAFHAGVVRDVRGAFNLAADPVLGLEEIADLLGARTVDVPVRLARTAVRATWAARLHPVDVGWFDLALRTPLLDAGRARRELGWAPRISATEALLEILGGVRRGTGGATPALQPDTWSARPAELATAQGAREIDPPTDTPTG
- a CDS encoding monovalent cation/H+ antiporter complex subunit F; the protein is MTPWVVTAVTLVVLLCVGAAAVLRGDTLSRVVGLQLASVLAPITAVVVAVAAQRTLFLEVALALAVLSLAGSLVYARSLERWL
- a CDS encoding monovalent cation/H(+) antiporter subunit G, encoding MTVLTVLALVVLVATAVVAVAGVLLGADALDRLHFLGPVAHVGSAALLLAALATFGADRTTARIAIVVGVLQVAAPVATHATARAGLARGDVHRLRNNAPDVVE
- a CDS encoding DUF4040 domain-containing protein, whose product is MTVARILAVLLVGVLGTAVVLTRDTVHQALVFGLFGLVLALVFLLYMAPDAALAQVVVSGLVVPLLIFVTLAELRGRAE
- a CDS encoding MnhB domain-containing protein — encoded protein: MSSRRTRGRRRLLVFAAGGGMLALAFVVGLVDLAPATSADSDLAAALVELAVEQRSPNTVSGVLFDLRATDTLGEALALFAASAGLQLVLRELPGEQRRSEPRSGAPGREAPPTSDAVRAAALALVVPTAVFAVYVTFRGHLGLGGGLQAGALAVTALALVFLAGRYRAQRHFAPDRQLDILEAVSLGGYVVVGLAGLVVAGAFLANVLPLGVLGELVSSGTILALSLLVAIEAGAAVLLIVAEVQEEPLEREEPG
- a CDS encoding sodium:proton antiporter, with amino-acid sequence MSAVADTLPLVVAAWLVGAGLYGIVTTRNLLHTVLCTSLVHSGAWLLLIGVGHREGVTAPVVDDEVPATAALADPLVQALTVTDIVVGVAVSALLLACVVRVQRRYQTLDPEDLDVLRG
- a CDS encoding complex I subunit 5 family protein, which produces MADAGQLLPLLVALPLLGAALTRVPVVDGTRYAPDVVAILTAAGTTVVGVLATRHAMDGPLVHHLGEWRPIDGLPVGVPFVADPVAAGFVTLISALITAAFVHFAVAGARGGGLTHVLTALLLAAANGFVLAGDLFTMFVFLELMGITVYAITAGKTDDPAALPAAMNMAVTSTVGAVLLLSGVGLLHGQLGTPNLGAVAETLTPGAWGAGAALAIGLVVAGLSVKAGLVPFHFAHADLHTATTVQHAGLFGAILLPLGLYGIARIDRLALGGDVHGPVAQVLLVGGASTAVLAGVMSLCQNQLKRLLAFSSVSHLGIAAAGVGLSAPEATAAVATYVLGHAPMKLGLLLVAGLALHHYGELQLADLSGRWQELPVMTVLLAVGGLALAGLPPSGLYAGKAALSKAAEDAGASALVPVLYLAAVLTGAAVLRFVTHLVTGWPVPDDPLGKVAEDHPEPAAHLPRTFVVVPAVLLATGLLVPLVPGTGAALATAAGWFHDQPAHVAVLLGREGVWPRPVVEPLLFWEASSLATGALAAVAAGLGGVAAARWRGRREPGRLGAPVRALRAVHTAHVGEYTAWLTAGVGVVVGWIVLTGRGSG
- a CDS encoding aldo/keto reductase, with the protein product MSDAPRPLGDTGRSVPPIGLGCWQLGGDWGQVTEQDALATLHAAVESGVRLLDTADVYGDGRSEQLIARFRRDLGTDADELFVATKVGRRADPHVAAEYTPDAIRRWVERCRRNLEMDALDLVQLHCPPSDVLDADDVFATLDDLRDEGALKAYGVSVETVDEALRSIAHPDIASLQIIVNAFRQRPVEEVLPQAVAHDVGVLARVPLASGLLSGKYAEDTQFAEDDHRNFNRHGEAFDVGETFAGVPYEVGVAAAREFAALAPEGVTPAQLALRWLLDRDGVTLAIPGARNPEQARANAAVMELPPLDEDTTDAIADLYDRSVREHVHDRW